CACTTCTGTTTCTATGTACAGGTAGAGATTAGAAGCAGAGGCTGCAGTGTGTTCGGGCCTGTTGGACGCCGAGTCCTGTAAGAGGGAGCAACGGGGAAGAGAGCTGATAAACACGGCCAAGCACACATAGTTCAAATATTCctgtcattgtggggactgaccattcatttctatgggcataaccctaatcccaactatgacacccttaaccataagtaaccaaacgaaataCAAGACTTACGGCATTTTTAGGTTCttgattacagtcacagatttttataaaattgaatgtCCTCTTGTGAGGTCTgaaaaatgtgataaaaacctttcatccccacaatgtaatatatttataaatacataatacatGACCCTAAACACACATACGCTGCGGGAGCTGCACATGGAATGAAACAACCATAAAAGGAGCATTCTGCTGCGCTCTTGAGAGACGTTTAGCTTGAATTGCTTCATTAATATACCCAACTGAGTACTTGTTTGGAAGAAACACACATattatgaaattaaaaaatataactTTTGCTGCTTCAGCTAATCATGCAGTATGTGAGTATAGCCTCTAGAGGTCAGGCTTTACACTTAAAACCACATAAATATAACTAGTTTAGTGGATTTTAACCTTGGTCCCAGCAGCACACTGTAAAAACTGGGTCAGTGTGCGTCATACAAAGCAGCAAGCCAGGCTACATTATGTCCTAGCTCATGCCCACTAAGGTTGGAATCTGATCCCAAATCAGTTAATATCACCAAATGTATGGGCACTGCTGAGAATCTGTGACGCTGCCTTCAAATCAGGTGATAAAGCAGGCCAAGACAGCCAGGAACAATCTATCACAGGCCATTAAGGAAGTAAAATGCGGATAAACACAGAGTATACAAGGAAACGACACGCAGTGTCGAACGAGTGTGGGAGGGCATACAAGCCATGACTGACTACATGTCCACCCGACTAACCTGTGCCAGAAATGTCTCCCTACCAGACAAACTGAACAGTTTCCACACTCGACTGAGGCTGAGAACAAGGTGCTTGCTTGTAAATCCATCCCTTCTGACGAGCTCAGCAGAAGCCTGTCCAAGGCAAAGCCATGCAGGTCTGCTGGGCCTGACAGTATACTTGGTTGTGTGCTCAGGGACTGTGCCGATCAAGTGGTAGATGTTTTCACGGACATCTTTGGCATCTTCCTCAGCCAGACTATCATCCCCTTATCCTTCAGAACAGACACCATCACGCCAGTACCAGAGCAGCCCTAGTGACCTGTCTAAATGACTTCCATCCTGTAGAACTCACATCAACCATCACTAAGTGCTTCGAGAGACTAGTCATGGGCCACATTGGGCCAGCCTTCCCTCCACATTGGGTCTTCTCCAGTTCGCATGTTAGTCCATGGATGATAATAACAACGTTAACTGCCCTCCATCTAACCTTGGTACACCTGGACAACAACAATGCCTCTGACAGGACGCTGGTCATCGATTTCAGCTCAGTATTCAGTACAATCATTCCACAGACGCTAATACACAAACTGGAAGGGATCAGCATAAATTCAACATTCTGCAACTGGATCCTAGACTTTCTCACTGAAAGACCACAGACAATCATCTTTGGGGACAGGTCCAATAGCCCCCCATGGGTGTGTGCTCCACTCACTGCTCTTCGCTCTGCTGACCCAACCACGCCATCAAGTTCACAGATGACACCAGTGTGGCTGCATCAATGGTTCAACTGTGGAGGTCATCATGAGCACCAGGTTCCTCACAATGCACATTGGCGATGGTGTCACACGGACCCACAACATCACCTATCTTTTAAAGACACCATGGTACCTCCACATTCTCTGTTGCCTAAGCAGAGCACACCTTCTTCCCACAGTCAAAAACATCATCGGGACCCATCTAGCATCCGAGACACTGATAAGCACTACATCCACAAAGCCACAGGCATACTCAACGACCcttctcccaccccccccacccctggcctCTTCAACCCCCTCCCATCTGGAAGAAGACTCCAGAGCATTCAGACCAACTCCACTAGATTCTGTAACAACGTCTTTCTTCAGGCCATCAAACTCCTCTACACTGTGTTTGGAATTCCATTGAACCACTTTCATACCTGTCTACCAACTGCCCGCATCAGTCACTTTATGCATCAGTTGCACATAACAAATGGTTTTACACTGTACCCCCTTTTTAAAAACCCTGCTCTTCCTCTGTAAGCTGTTTATAATCAAGCCCTATTTGAAAGTTGCACTATTTGTATAGcatatttatttaatcattGATTATATTCAAGTATGTCTCATGTGTAAAACTGTTTTTAAAGTCATGGACAAACAGATTTATTGCATTGTGTGCTtgcatattttgaaatgaaaaagtttgacttgacttgacttgataaCAGTCAGTCCAGTGATTGTGAGGATATGCACTGGGTCAACTTCCAGGAAGGTCTGCTTCTTGTACTACTAAGGACATTACCTAACATAAACTGGCAGTATCATATCCAGCTTAAGATATGACTAACCAgagaaataataatgatgattacGACAACAACAACgacgacaacaacaacaacaacaacaacaacaacaataataataagcatTTCACACTTTTGGCTCAACAGCAATGCTGCGTGACAGAGCAACTTCTCGTAGGATTAAACAGAGGCCAGAGAGATACAGAACGGCACATTCCTGACAGGCTGGACTCATAAATTTTGCCCTTGCAGAGTGGACTCATTGGCCTGAGCAAACATCTCCTTTTAGAGTGTGGAGCTTGAGATAGCAGAACTGCTGCACTACTGCTGGCCTGCAGACAGAGGGCACTGTCTGCTGTCTCCCTCTCATTACATATCCTTAAACTACTGTTGCTAACTGAACATGGTATTGTACCATACAGGACCTCCCTTAATGAATACTGCatcagaagaagaaaaaaatcatcctCCCTGAACATTGGATTACAACACAGGACCTCCTCTACTGAACATCATGTCACACTATCCTCATAATTGAACACTGTATTACCAGATCCTCATAACTGAACACTCGATCACAGGATCCTCATAACTGAACACTGTATCACAGGATCCTAGCAAGTGAACACTATCACAGGATTCTCTTAACTGAACACTATACAACAGGATCCTAACAACTGAACATTGTATTACAGGTCCTTGCGATTAAAGGCTCTATCACAGAATCCTTGTTACTGGACAATCCATCATAACACAGGATGTCTCTATCTGAATGCTGAGTCATAACACAGGATCGATATTAACGAGCACTGTAAAGGATCCTAAGTTAATTAGGTTTGCTGTTAGCTCCACACCTACGTCAGGCTGGCTTCTTGATTTTGACAAGGCCCTTGTCCACGAGGCACCTGTAGAACTCCTGGATGTAGGTGTACACACACTTCCAGTCTGGCTCCTCCATCCGCACCAAGTCATCCACTTCCAGCAGACAGGGGACATTGGCCAGCTGCCTGGAGGGGGATGGGGATTGCCTGCTGTCAGTGAGGGTCTGCACACTGAGGGTCTGCTCAGTCgctctgtgtgtttatgtgcagaCTGTGCTTCTGGGTGAGCGTTAGGTGCCGACACTGACTCTGCTGCACTGAACGCTGTGTGGAAGTTGTGCCGCCGCTGCCTGGGGTCCAGTGCACTGTAATCAAAGGCCTGGGGAAAGAAGTTATGCACCAGGGCACAGAAGGCCAGACCGTCAGCCCAGCTGGAGGAGAAGTTCTGGATGTGGACATTCTGCTCCAAAGGGACaggagaagaaggacaagaGTCAGACACAGGAAGACCACCACACACAATCACCACACGCAATCACCATACACACCACCACACACAATCACCACACGCAATCACCACACGCAATCACCACACACAATCACCACACGCAATCACCACACACAATCACCACACACAGCACCACACGCaatcaccacacacaccaccacacacaATCACCACACGCAATCACCACACACAATCACCACACACAGCACCACACACAATCACCACACGCaatcaccacacacaccaccacacacaATCACCACACGCaatcaccacacacaccaccacacacaATCACCACACGCAATCACCACACACAATCACCACACACAGCACCACACACAATCACCACACGCaatcaccacacacacaaccacataCAATCACCACACGCaatcaccacacacaccaccacatACACCACCACATACACCACCACACGCAACCACCACATACACCACCACACGCAATCACCACATACACCACCACAAGCAATCACCACatacaccaccacacacaccaccacacGCAATCACCACATACACCACCACACACaatcaccacacacaccaccacacgcaatcaccacacacaccaccacatacaccaccacacacaccaccacatacaccaccacacacaccaccacacacaatcaccacacacaccaccacacacaATCACCACATACACCACCACAAACAATCACCACatacaccaccacacacaccaccacacGCAATCACCACATACACCACCACACACaatcaccacacacaccaccacacgcaatcaccacacacaccaccacatacaccaccacacacaccaccacatacaccaccacacacaccaccacacacaatcaccacacacaccaccacacacaATCACCACACACaatcaccacacacaccaccacatacaccaccacacacaatcaccacacacaccaccacatacaccaccacacacaccaccacatacaccaccacacacaccaccacatacaccaccacacacaccaccacacacaATCACCACACACaatcaccacacacaccaccacatacaccaccacacacaatcaccacacacaccaccacacacaatcaccacacacaccaccacacGCAATCACCACATACACCACCACACACaatcaccacacacaccaccacacacaatcaccacacacaccaccacacacaatcaccacacacaccaccacacgcaatcaccacacacaccaccacacgcaatcaccacacacaccaccacacgcaatcaccacacacaccaccacacgcaatcaccacacacaccaccacacgcaatcaccacacacaccaccacacgcaatcaccacacacaccaccacacGCAATCACCACATACACCACCACACACAATCACCACACATaatcaccacacacaccaccacacgcaatcaccacacacaccaccacacacaACATAACTGAACTCTCATATTTCAGTTGGTAACACTCCAGTCTCCTCCCGGCTCACACTCACCTCATACATTTGGGTCTTTGCCCGACACCAGTCCAACAGCATCTGCTTAACATTTTTGTTGTTGGTCCCAGAACCAGGGGAGCGGCCAGGTCTTTGGATCCGGACAACAGCTGGACCAGTAGCTCTGGAATGGTCAAGAGAAAGACAAGCACATGACTACAGGGACACAAACAAGCCCGAAACACAGGGGGTGACAAGGGGACAGAAACTGGATGGTGTCATATAAGCCGCACATCGCAGTAAAAATGCCCTCAAATCCATATTCCATCTATCCACACTCCTCCCAACATTTGTCAATCTCCCCTCTTCTCACTCTCCATCTTTTTATCTCATATTTGAACTCAAAGTGCTTTGTTGGCTGGAATTGGTGTAAACATTGCCAGTGCATTACTAGGAGgtaaacataaatattttgaGATGTCTCTCCAGCCCTGACTTACCCTGTGCTCTCGCTCTCTAGCTTCTGGGCCAGAGCTCGGGGTGAGGGTGCTGAGAAAGTCTTCGGCTTCATCATCTCCTTGCGTTTCTC
This is a stretch of genomic DNA from Paramormyrops kingsleyae isolate MSU_618 chromosome 7, PKINGS_0.4, whole genome shotgun sequence. It encodes these proteins:
- the smtna gene encoding smoothelin isoform X3, with translation MSVSLTIQVKGGRSTSRPGHSTELTVDKAAQPVLEKDAALLGMEVVSLSSTAAAVSCKHDRQDLIDQGKEQEGQPGGGAEELMVRSQGKMTDECLPRKSGRHSPDRRSIQTSHQQASSSITKLAYSPLQTRGGLAELERKQAEKRKEMMKPKTFSAPSPRALAQKLESESTGATGPAVVRIQRPGRSPGSGTNNKNVKQMLLDWCRAKTQMYENVHIQNFSSSWADGLAFCALVHNFFPQAFDYSALDPRQRRHNFHTAFSAAEQLANVPCLLEVDDLVRMEEPDWKCVYTYIQEFYRCLVDKGLVKIKKPA
- the smtna gene encoding uncharacterized protein smtna isoform X2 — translated: MSVSLTIQVKGGRSTSRPGHSTELTVDKAAQPVLEKDAALLGMEVVSLSSTAAAVSCKHDRQDLIDQGKEQEGQPGGGAEELMVRSQGKMTDECLPRKSGRHSPDRRSIQTSHQQASSSITKLAYSPLQTRGGLAELERKQAEKRKEMMKPKTFSAPSPRALAQKLESESTGATGPAVVRIQRPGRSPGSGTNNKNVKQMLLDWCRAKTQMYENVHIQNFSSSWADGLAFCALVHNFFPQAFDYSALDPRQRRHNFHTAFSAAESVSAPNAHPEAQSAHKHTERLSRPSVCRPSLTAGNPHPPPGSWPMSPVCWKWMTWCGWRSQTGSVCTPTSRSSTGASWTRALSKSRSQPDVGLGVQQARTHCSLCF
- the smtna gene encoding uncharacterized protein smtna isoform X1, with amino-acid sequence MSVSLTIQVKGGRSTSRPGHSTELTVDKAAQPVLEKDAALLGMEVVSLSSTAAAVSCKHDRQDLIDQGKEQEGQPGGGAEELMVRSQGKMTDECLPRKSGRHSPDRRSIQTSHQQASSSITKLAYSPLQTRGGLAELERKQAEKRKEMMKPKTFSAPSPRALAQKLESESTGATGPAVVRIQRPGRSPGSGTNNKNVKQMLLDWCRAKTQMYENVHIQNFSSSWADGLAFCALVHNFFPQAFDYSALDPRQRRHNFHTAFSAAESVSAPNAHPEAQSAHKHTERLSRPSVCRPSLTAGNPHPPPGSWPMSPVCWKWMTWCGWRSQTGSVCTPTSRSSTGASWTRALSKSRSQPDDSASNRPEHTAASASNLYLYIETEVLVGAW